GGTGGAAGCGCTCGAAGATCTGCGGCAGCTCCTCCGGCACGATGCCGACGCCGGTGTCGGTGACCTCCAGCCGGGCGGCCCCGTCGACCGCGCGGATCCGCACCCGGATCTCGCCGTCGAAGGTGAACTTCACCGCGTTCGAGACCAGGTTGAGGACGACCTTCTCCCACATGTCCCGGTCCACGAAGACCGGCGCCGGCAGCGGCGGGCAGTCCACGACCAGGCGCAGCCCGGTCCGCTGGGTGGCCGACCGGAACGTGCTGGCCAGCCGGGCGGTGTAGTCGGCGAGGTCGGTGGGCTGGTAGCGGGCGGACAGCCGCCCGGACTCCAGCCGGGAGAAGTCGAGCACCGTGTTGACCAGCTTGAGCAGCCGCAGCGCGTTGCGGTGCATGGTGGCGAGGCGGTCGGTGTACGTCTCGGGCAGCGCCGGGTCGGCCAGCAGGTCCTCCAGCGGGCCGAGCACCAGGGTCAGCGGGGTGCGGAATTCGTGGCTGACGTTGGCGAAGAAGTTGGTCTTGGCCCGGTCCAGGGCGGCCAGCTCGGCGGCGCGGGTGCGTTCCTGCTCGTACGCCTGCTGCCGCCCCACGGCCCGGGAGATCTGCGCGGCGACCAGGTCGAAGAAGTCCCGGTACTCGTCGGTGAGCGGCAGCCGGCGGGCGACGCCGACGACCACCGTGCCCACGGTCTCGTTCCCGGCGGTGACCGGCAGCACCAGCGCCTCGCCGGTCGCGTCGGCCGGCGCCTCGGTGAGCAGGTCCGTCACGGCGACGCTGGCGGCGGTGCCGGCGGCCGTGACCTCGGCGAGCCGCGCCGGCAAGGGCGTGGCGACCGCCCGGGGGCCGACGCCGCCGCACCCGGTCAGGGCCAGCTCGCCGGCCTCGTCGAGCAGGTACACCAGCGAGAACGGCACGTCCGACCGGTGCCGGTCGAGCACCGCCGCAGCGGTGCGACCCAGCTCGGGCCTGCTGTCCACCTCGGCCAGTTCGGTGCCCAGCTCGGCCAGCAGCCGCAGCCGACGCTCCCCGACCACCCGGCCGGTGGTCTCGTTGACGATGCAGAAGACACCGTCGACGGCGCCGTCGGCGCCCAGGATCGGGTCGTAGGAGACGTCGAAGTAGGTCTCCTCCAGAAAACCGCGCCGGTCGAGCGGGAAGGGGTGGTCCTGCGCGCGGTACGACCGGCTGTCCCGCCGGACGCCCTCCAGCAGCGGCCCGAGCACGCTCCAGGTCTCCGCCCAGTGCTCACGGGCCGGCTGGCCCAGCACGTCCGGGTGCTTGCCACCGATGGTGGGGCGGTAGGCGTCGTTGTAGAAGGCGAGCTCGTCCTCGCCCCAGAACATGACGATCTGCGAGCTGGAGGCGAGCATCAGGCCGATCGCCGAGCAGAGCGTCGCCGGCCAGCGGTCGGGGGTGCCGAGCGGATGGGCGGACCAGTCGAGGCGGCCCATCAGCTCGCCCATCTCACCGCCGCCGGCGAAGGCGGCGGCCAGCATCGGGGGGAACTCGACGCTCTGCCCTCCCTCGGACGGGCAACCCTCGTCCATGCCCCCCTGGGCCGAGCTCATAGTTCCTCCCGCTCCGGCCATCACCGCCTCGGCCCGGTGATCCGACCGGCCGTGCCCCGCTTGGTACCCCGACGGACGAGCAACGTAACGCATACCGCCCGCCGTGCGCTGTTCATGTCCGCCACACCCGGCCGCCGCTCTCCGGCAGCGGCGTCGCGGGCGGGATCCACACGGGACTGCCGGTCACCCGAATCTGGACCAGCGCGGCATTTCAGTCCCGTGGACGGGACGATGCGGAGCCGGTCAGGCGCCACCCGGCGGGCGACTGTGATCTGCGACACCTCCCACGCCCGCCGGAACGGTGGAGGGAGCGGTGTCAGCGACGCGCCAGAGCGGCCCGGCCTTCCCGGGCGGCCCCGACCAGTGCGGCGATCGGTCGCGGGTCGGGCTCGTTCTCCGGGTGCCACTGCACGCCGAGCAGGAAGGGCCGGTGCGGATCCTCGACCGCCTCGACCACCCCGTCGTCGGACCAGCCCGTCGCCGTCAGCCGGCCCGGGTCGGCCACCGCCTGGTGGTGGTAGGAGTTGACCCGCCCCACCCCGGCCATCACCGTCGCGGCCAGGCTGCCCGGGGCGAACCGCACGCCGTGCCCGCCGTAGACGCCGGGGGCGGGGCGGTGCAGGTCGTGTCCCACCAGGTCCGGCAGGTGCTGGTGCAGCGACCCGCCGGCCGCCACGGCGAGCAGCTGCATCCCCCGGCAGACCCCGAGCACCGGCAGGTCCGTTTCGAGGGCGGCGGTGAGCAGGGCCAACTCGCCCGCGTCGCGCTCTGGGCGGCTCTCGGTGCGGGGCGCCGGAAGCTGGCCGTACCGGGCCGGGTCGACGTCCGCGCCGCCGGCCAGGACCAGGCCGCCGAGCACCCGCAGCACGTCCGCGTCACGGTCGTCCGGGGGCAGCACCACCGCCCGACCCCCGGCCGCGGTGACCGCCCGGACGTACGCCTCGGGCACCAGCACCGCCGGCACGTCCCGCCACACCCCCCAGCCGACCGGCTCGACGTACGCGGTGATCCCGATCAGTGGCCGGCTCACAGCGGGGTGACGTACGCGCCGGTGATGCCGCCGTCCACGACGAACTGCGCGGCGGTCATGAAGGACGAGTCGTCGCTGGCCAGGAACGCCACTGCCGCGGCGATCTCCTCCGGCTTCCCGAACCGCCCCATCGGCACGTGCACCAGCCGGCGGGCGGCCCGCTCCGGGTCGGCGGCGAAGAGTTCCAGCAGCAGCGGGGTGGCGACCGGGCCGGGGCAGAGCGCGTTGACCCGGATGCCCTCCCGGGCGAACTGCACGCCCAGCTCCCGCGTCATCGCCAGCACCCCGCCCTTGCTCGCCGTGTACGCGATCTGCGAGGTGGCCGCTCCCATCAGGGCCACGAACGACGCGGTGTTGATGATCGAACCCCGGCCCTGCCGGCGCATGTGCGGGATGACGTGCTTGCAGCAGAGGTAGACGCTCGTGGTGTTGACCCGCAGCACGCGTTCCCAGGCGTCCAGCCCGGTGGTCAGGATGGAGTCGTCCTCCGGCGGGGAGATGCCGGCGTTGTTGAACGCCACGTCGATGCGCCCGTGCCGCTCGGCCACCCCGTCGAACAGGTCCCGT
The nucleotide sequence above comes from Micromonospora sp. M71_S20. Encoded proteins:
- a CDS encoding gamma-glutamyl-gamma-aminobutyrate hydrolase family protein; the protein is MSRPLIGITAYVEPVGWGVWRDVPAVLVPEAYVRAVTAAGGRAVVLPPDDRDADVLRVLGGLVLAGGADVDPARYGQLPAPRTESRPERDAGELALLTAALETDLPVLGVCRGMQLLAVAAGGSLHQHLPDLVGHDLHRPAPGVYGGHGVRFAPGSLAATVMAGVGRVNSYHHQAVADPGRLTATGWSDDGVVEAVEDPHRPFLLGVQWHPENEPDPRPIAALVGAAREGRAALARR
- a CDS encoding 3-oxoacyl-ACP reductase; this translates as MRGRLEGRVAVVTGAGSGIGLATVRRFAAEGARVVCVDVDPEAGGRAAEEVGGEFVATDVADESAVRDLFDGVAERHGRIDVAFNNAGISPPEDDSILTTGLDAWERVLRVNTTSVYLCCKHVIPHMRRQGRGSIINTASFVALMGAATSQIAYTASKGGVLAMTRELGVQFAREGIRVNALCPGPVATPLLLELFAADPERAARRLVHVPMGRFGKPEEIAAAVAFLASDDSSFMTAAQFVVDGGITGAYVTPL